One Methanocaldococcus villosus KIN24-T80 genomic window carries:
- the mtrD gene encoding tetrahydromethanopterin S-methyltransferase subunit D, whose amino-acid sequence MDIANLIIPLVEITVAGAIINSSVHFVPVGGAPAAMATSTGVGTGTTQLAAGAGFTGLLAAAVMYSKVASLGVIGYILTLLSGAVGSMIMLGVTMLIAQLIYVFGVGVVPAADKCEVDPITKDEQKPYITPGTTGHGIPTVCYISGLIGAALGGIGGGLAYIALASIGFSPAVAGMIAVGFFFINAVLASYNIGGTIEGFHDPKFKKMPNGVIASTVASLLCGIIIILMAL is encoded by the coding sequence ATGGATATAGCTAACTTAATTATCCCACTAGTAGAAATCACAGTTGCTGGAGCAATTATTAATTCCTCTGTTCATTTTGTTCCTGTTGGAGGAGCTCCTGCAGCTATGGCTACATCTACAGGGGTTGGTACTGGAACCACTCAGTTAGCTGCTGGAGCAGGATTTACAGGATTGTTAGCAGCTGCAGTAATGTATTCTAAAGTAGCTTCTTTAGGGGTTATTGGTTATATTTTAACCCTACTATCTGGAGCTGTAGGATCAATGATTATGCTTGGAGTAACAATGCTTATAGCCCAGCTTATCTATGTCTTTGGAGTAGGAGTTGTACCTGCAGCTGATAAATGTGAAGTAGATCCTATAACAAAAGATGAACAAAAACCATACATAACCCCTGGAACTACTGGACATGGAATTCCAACAGTTTGTTATATTAGTGGGTTAATTGGAGCTGCTCTTGGAGGGATTGGTGGAGGATTAGCATATATTGCTTTAGCTTCAATAGGCTTTAGTCCAGCAGTAGCGGGGATGATAGCTGTAGGATTTTTCTTTATTAATGCAGTACTTGCTTCATATAATATAGGAGGAACAATAGAAGGATTTCATGATCCAAAATTCAAAAAGATGCCTAATGGAGTTATAGCATCTACAGTAGCTTCATTATTATGTGGAATAATCATAATTTTAATGGCTTTATAA
- the mtrE gene encoding tetrahydromethanopterin S-methyltransferase subunit E, giving the protein MDPILALGAIALSGALATIAGCAEDIESDVGSQSNPNSQVQLAPQMGNIHRYYNKAISGEPVAYGLYVAVAGGVAYALINMGLPMLLALIAGTGVAALVHGAYAISAYLGRIVGQSKNFGQPVYWDIVMTHIGPIVGHGFIAVFCMLLMAYIANTILGNPFPLPLIALIFGITVGAIGSSTGDVHYGAEREYQKYPFGGGVPVANHGDIDIKAEIGLRNSMDSSYFCVKLGGPLTGLCFGLIVFLDGWRGVIGDVIKGNDIMASSIISIIIGLTIVAILAIINRKVEVFAREKYGPYK; this is encoded by the coding sequence ATGGACCCTATTTTAGCTTTAGGTGCAATAGCATTAAGTGGGGCATTGGCAACAATAGCAGGATGTGCTGAAGATATTGAATCTGATGTTGGTTCTCAATCAAATCCAAATTCACAGGTTCAATTGGCTCCACAGATGGGAAATATACACAGATATTACAATAAAGCTATTTCTGGAGAACCTGTAGCTTATGGCCTTTATGTAGCTGTTGCTGGAGGGGTAGCTTATGCTCTAATAAATATGGGACTGCCAATGTTATTAGCTTTAATAGCAGGTACTGGAGTTGCAGCGCTTGTTCATGGGGCTTATGCAATTTCTGCTTATTTGGGAAGAATTGTAGGGCAGTCAAAAAACTTTGGTCAGCCAGTTTATTGGGATATTGTTATGACACATATTGGTCCTATTGTTGGACACGGTTTTATAGCTGTTTTTTGTATGTTACTAATGGCTTATATAGCTAATACAATATTAGGAAACCCATTCCCATTACCATTAATAGCATTAATATTTGGAATTACAGTTGGAGCTATTGGTTCATCCACTGGAGACGTCCATTATGGTGCTGAAAGAGAATATCAAAAATACCCATTTGGAGGAGGAGTTCCAGTAGCTAACCATGGGGATATTGATATAAAAGCTGAAATTGGTTTAAGAAACAGTATGGACTCATCATATTTCTGTGTTAAGTTAGGAGGTCCATTAACAGGGTTATGTTTTGGTTTAATTGTTTTCTTAGATGGTTGGAGAGGAGTTATTGGTGATGTGATAAAAGGTAATGACATAATGGCTTCATCTATCATATCTATAATAATAGGATTAACCATAGTTGCTATATTAGCAATAATAAATAGAAAAGTAGAAGTGTTTGCAAGAGAAAAATATGGGCCATACAAATAG
- the mcrA gene encoding coenzyme-B sulfoethylthiotransferase subunit alpha, with protein sequence MDAEKRLFLKALKEKFEEDPREKYTKFYIFGGWKQSKRKREFVEWAQKLVEKRGGIPFYNPDIGVPLGQRKLMPYKVSNTDAIVEGDDLHFMNNAAMQQMWDDIRRTVIVGLDTAHTVLEKRLGVEVTPETINEYMEVINHALPGGAVVQEHMVEVHPGLVWDCYAKIFTGDDELADEIDKRFLIDINKLFPEEQAEQIKKAIGKRTYQVSRVPTLVGRCCDGGTIARWSAMQIGMSFITAYKLCAGEAAIADFAYAAKHADVIQMANFLPARRARGPNEPGGIYFGVFADIIQTSRVSDDPVEQSLEVVGAGAMLFDQIWLGGYMSGGVGFTQYATASYTDDILDDFSYYGYDYIQKKYGGCNSVKPTMDVVEDIATEVTLYALEQYDEFPALLEDHFGGSQRAAVTAAAAGISVALATGNSNAGLNGWYLSQIIHKEYHSRLGFYGYDLQDQCGAANSLSFRNDEGSPLELRGPNYPNYAMNVGHQGEYAGITQAAHSARGDAFALNPLIKVAFADPSLIFDFRYPRKEFARGALREFEPAGERDIIIPAH encoded by the coding sequence ATGGATGCTGAAAAAAGATTATTCTTAAAAGCTTTAAAAGAAAAGTTTGAAGAAGATCCAAGAGAAAAATACACAAAGTTCTATATATTTGGAGGTTGGAAGCAATCAAAAAGAAAAAGAGAGTTTGTTGAGTGGGCTCAAAAATTAGTAGAGAAAAGAGGAGGAATACCATTTTACAACCCAGATATTGGAGTTCCATTAGGGCAAAGAAAATTAATGCCTTATAAAGTTTCTAACACAGATGCTATAGTTGAAGGAGATGATTTACACTTTATGAACAATGCTGCTATGCAACAGATGTGGGATGATATAAGAAGAACTGTTATAGTTGGATTAGACACAGCTCATACAGTTTTAGAAAAGAGATTAGGGGTAGAGGTTACTCCTGAAACAATAAACGAATATATGGAAGTTATTAATCACGCTCTACCAGGAGGGGCTGTTGTTCAGGAGCACATGGTTGAAGTCCACCCTGGATTAGTTTGGGATTGTTATGCTAAGATATTCACTGGAGATGATGAGTTGGCTGATGAAATTGATAAAAGATTCTTAATTGATATAAACAAGCTCTTCCCAGAAGAACAGGCTGAACAAATTAAAAAAGCTATAGGTAAAAGAACATACCAAGTTTCAAGAGTTCCAACATTAGTAGGAAGATGTTGTGATGGAGGTACTATAGCAAGATGGAGTGCTATGCAAATTGGTATGTCATTCATTACAGCATATAAATTATGTGCTGGAGAGGCAGCTATAGCTGATTTCGCATATGCAGCTAAGCACGCAGATGTTATACAGATGGCTAACTTCTTACCTGCAAGAAGAGCTAGAGGACCAAATGAACCAGGAGGAATATACTTTGGAGTATTCGCTGATATAATACAAACTTCAAGAGTTTCTGACGATCCAGTTGAGCAGTCATTAGAAGTTGTTGGAGCAGGAGCTATGTTATTTGACCAAATTTGGTTAGGAGGATACATGTCTGGAGGGGTTGGATTCACACAGTATGCTACAGCATCATATACTGATGATATATTAGATGACTTCTCCTACTATGGTTATGACTACATACAGAAGAAATATGGAGGTTGTAACTCAGTAAAACCAACAATGGATGTTGTTGAAGACATAGCTACAGAAGTTACACTCTACGCTTTAGAACAATATGATGAATTCCCAGCACTATTAGAAGATCACTTTGGAGGTTCACAGAGAGCTGCAGTTACAGCTGCAGCTGCAGGTATATCAGTAGCATTGGCTACAGGAAATTCAAATGCTGGATTAAACGGATGGTATCTAAGTCAAATAATACACAAAGAATACCACAGTAGATTAGGATTCTACGGTTATGACTTACAAGATCAGTGTGGAGCTGCTAATTCATTATCCTTCAGAAATGATGAAGGATCTCCACTTGAGTTGAGAGGTCCAAACTATCCAAATTATGCAATGAACGTCGGACATCAAGGAGAATATGCTGGAATTACACAGGCAGCTCACTCAGCTAGAGGAGATGCATTTGCTCTCAACCCATTAATTAAAGTAGCATTTGCTGACCCAAGTTTAATCTTTGACTTCAGATATCCAAGAAAAGAATTTGCTAGAGGTGCATTAAGAGAGTTTGAACCTGCTGGAGAAAGAGATATCATTATTCCTGCCCATTAA
- the mcrG gene encoding coenzyme-B sulfoethylthiotransferase subunit gamma has translation MAYKPQFYPGSTKIAQNRRNHMNPEVQLEKLRDIPDDDVVKIMGHRQPGEDYKTVHPPLEEMDLPEDYVRDLVEPINGAKEGHRIRYIQFTDSMYNAPAQPYDRARTYMWRFRGVDTGTLSGRQVIEMRESDLEAIAKNFLIDTAFFDPARCGIRGATVHGHSLRLDENGLMFDALQRYIYDEKTGHVLYVKDQVGRPLDEPVDVGEPLPEEKLREITTIYRKDNIGLRQDEELLTVIKRIHRARTFGGFLPVEDVFEKL, from the coding sequence ATGGCATACAAGCCACAATTCTACCCAGGAAGTACAAAAATTGCTCAGAATAGGAGAAACCACATGAATCCTGAAGTCCAATTAGAGAAATTAAGAGATATTCCTGATGATGATGTTGTAAAAATAATGGGTCATAGACAACCAGGGGAAGATTATAAAACTGTCCATCCACCATTAGAAGAGATGGATTTACCAGAAGATTATGTTAGAGATCTTGTGGAGCCTATAAATGGGGCTAAAGAAGGACATAGAATTAGATATATTCAGTTTACTGATTCTATGTATAATGCCCCAGCTCAACCATATGATAGAGCAAGAACTTACATGTGGAGATTTAGAGGAGTAGATACTGGAACATTATCAGGAAGACAAGTTATTGAAATGAGAGAAAGCGACCTTGAAGCAATAGCTAAGAACTTCTTAATTGATACAGCGTTCTTTGATCCAGCAAGATGTGGAATTAGGGGAGCTACTGTCCACGGGCATTCATTAAGGTTAGATGAAAATGGTTTAATGTTTGATGCATTGCAAAGATATATTTATGATGAAAAGACAGGACATGTTCTGTATGTTAAAGATCAAGTTGGAAGACCATTAGATGAGCCTGTAGATGTGGGAGAGCCATTACCAGAAGAGAAATTAAGAGAAATTACAACAATATATAGAAAAGATAATATTGGTTTAAGACAAGATGAGGAGTTATTAACAGTTATAAAAAGAATCCACAGAGCTAGGACATTTGGTGGTTTCTTACCAGTAGAAGATGTCTTTGAAAAATTATAA
- the mcrC gene encoding methyl-coenzyme M reductase I operon protein C — MPVGRKEQIVDCRAVMGLGEGGGLAQRGTLAEALRNDVIVVAMSPGRRHITKPVCEITYGIRETGIQTSVLVLNAGSGQAPDESGRSYGSTFGIKPEEAAQINRHKLCVVHFGNVISHIVHKARLLLKYVKIPTIIVCQAPLDMEDLAKAGVKTRDVKPVEPQTVGTVVDIVTGVVRGESCPQHKIDEIVMKIKKYLR; from the coding sequence ATGCCTGTTGGTAGAAAAGAACAAATAGTTGATTGTAGAGCAGTAATGGGTTTAGGTGAAGGGGGAGGTTTAGCCCAAAGAGGAACATTAGCAGAGGCTTTAAGGAATGATGTAATTGTTGTTGCCATGTCTCCGGGTAGGCGACATATAACAAAACCTGTTTGTGAAATAACCTATGGTATTAGAGAAACTGGAATACAAACTAGTGTCCTTGTATTAAATGCTGGATCTGGACAAGCTCCAGATGAAAGTGGAAGATCTTATGGTTCAACATTCGGTATCAAGCCTGAGGAAGCTGCTCAGATAAATAGACATAAACTCTGTGTTGTTCATTTCGGAAATGTTATTAGCCACATTGTTCATAAAGCAAGATTATTATTAAAATACGTGAAAATTCCCACAATAATTGTTTGTCAAGCTCCTTTAGATATGGAAGATCTTGCTAAAGCTGGGGTGAAGACAAGGGATGTTAAACCTGTTGAACCTCAAACTGTAGGGACAGTAGTTGATATAGTTACAGGAGTTGTTAGGGGAGAATCTTGCCCTCAGCACAAAATTGACGAAATTGTTATGAAGATAAAAAAATACTTGAGGTGA
- the mcrD gene encoding methyl-coenzyme M reductase operon protein D — protein MEIEIFPHRYLKASTTEKFLNKLYDLKTVERVVIHGQPLPKVVTYGPARGLPVNHSERKIINVKGVPIELTVMAGRFIVTLSDDSELEKIKKICEEMFPFGYDIRVGKFLKDRPTVTDYLKYGEDGVYLINEMDRRLIGMVDPRSKLSSSVAVVEKREE, from the coding sequence ATGGAAATTGAAATTTTCCCTCATAGATATCTTAAGGCCTCCACTACTGAAAAATTTTTAAATAAACTTTATGATTTGAAAACTGTTGAAAGAGTAGTGATTCATGGACAACCTCTTCCAAAAGTTGTTACATATGGTCCTGCAAGAGGTTTACCTGTCAACCATAGTGAAAGAAAAATAATTAATGTAAAAGGAGTTCCAATAGAATTGACAGTTATGGCAGGTAGGTTTATAGTAACACTTTCTGATGATAGTGAATTAGAAAAGATAAAGAAAATTTGTGAAGAAATGTTTCCCTTTGGTTATGATATAAGAGTAGGAAAATTCTTAAAAGATAGACCTACAGTCACAGATTACCTCAAATATGGGGAAGATGGGGTTTATCTTATAAATGAAATGGATAGAAGATTAATAGGTATGGTAGATCCAAGAAGTAAATTATCATCCTCAGTAGCAGTAGTAGAAAAAAGGGAAGAATAA
- the mcrB gene encoding coenzyme-B sulfoethylthiotransferase subunit beta, with protein sequence MMKYKDTINLYDAKGNLVEENVPLEAVSPLYNPTIQKLIKDVKRTVAVNLAGIENALRNGTVGGKGNKLPGRELDLPIVENAETIAEYVERVIRVSEDDDTNIRLINDGKQMAVQMPTKRLDIAAEYTTSILVTAQALKEAIIRTFDVDIFDAPMVHAAILGGYPHNVVMAGANVAGLLGNPLTLEGPGYALRNIMVNHFVACTKKNVMNAVAFASIMEQTAMFEMGDAVGLFERLHLLGLAYQGLNADNLVIDLVKENGKNGTVGTVVASVVERALEDGVIKEDRTLPSGFKLYKPVDVAKWNAYAAAGLVAAVIVNVGAARAAQGVASTILYYNDILEYETGLPGVDFGRAEGTAVGFSFFSHSIYGGGGPGVFNGNHIVTRHSKGFAIPPVAAAMCLDAGTQMFSPERTSALIGTVFSAIDEFREPLKYVIEGALQVKDKI encoded by the coding sequence ATGATGAAATATAAAGATACCATTAATTTGTATGATGCTAAGGGAAATTTGGTTGAAGAAAATGTACCTTTAGAAGCTGTAAGTCCTTTATACAACCCTACAATACAAAAATTAATAAAAGATGTTAAAAGAACAGTAGCTGTTAATTTAGCAGGAATAGAAAATGCCTTAAGAAATGGAACAGTCGGAGGAAAAGGTAACAAGTTACCTGGTAGAGAGTTAGATTTACCAATTGTTGAAAATGCTGAAACAATTGCTGAATATGTTGAAAGAGTTATAAGAGTTTCAGAAGATGATGATACAAATATAAGATTAATTAATGATGGAAAGCAAATGGCTGTACAAATGCCTACAAAAAGATTAGATATTGCTGCAGAATATACAACATCTATATTAGTAACTGCTCAGGCTTTAAAAGAAGCTATTATTAGAACATTTGATGTAGATATCTTTGATGCACCAATGGTTCATGCTGCTATTTTAGGAGGATATCCACATAATGTAGTTATGGCCGGAGCTAATGTAGCTGGACTTTTAGGAAACCCATTAACATTAGAAGGACCTGGTTATGCTCTAAGAAATATTATGGTTAATCACTTTGTTGCATGTACAAAGAAAAATGTAATGAATGCTGTTGCATTTGCATCAATAATGGAACAAACAGCAATGTTTGAAATGGGAGATGCTGTAGGATTATTTGAAAGATTACATTTATTAGGATTGGCTTACCAGGGGTTGAATGCTGATAACTTAGTTATTGATTTAGTTAAAGAAAATGGTAAGAATGGAACTGTAGGAACAGTTGTAGCATCAGTTGTTGAAAGAGCTTTAGAAGATGGAGTTATAAAAGAAGATAGAACACTACCATCTGGATTTAAATTATATAAACCAGTTGATGTTGCTAAGTGGAATGCATATGCTGCAGCAGGTTTAGTTGCAGCTGTTATTGTTAATGTAGGTGCAGCAAGAGCTGCTCAAGGTGTAGCTTCAACAATCTTATACTACAACGACATATTAGAATACGAAACAGGATTACCTGGAGTTGATTTTGGTAGAGCTGAAGGTACAGCTGTTGGATTCAGTTTCTTCTCCCACTCTATCTATGGGGGAGGAGGGCCTGGAGTGTTCAATGGTAACCACATAGTTACAAGACACTCAAAAGGATTTGCAATTCCACCAGTTGCTGCAGCTATGTGTTTAGATGCAGGAACACAAATGTTCTCTCCAGAAAGAACATCAGCTTTAATTGGAACTGTCTTCAGTGCTATTGATGAATTCAGAGAACCATTAAAATATGTTATAGAAGGAGCTTTACAAGTTAAAGATAAGATTTAA
- the mmp10 gene encoding methyl coenzyme M reductase-arginine methyltransferase Mmp10 (Mmp10 (methanogenesis marker protein 10) is a cobalamin-requiring radical SAM methyltransferase that creates the methylarginine modification to methyl coenzyme M reductase.), with product MNLLVDLKGEPGKNCNGFCKFCYFRKINKNNIEPLGCKYCQFTIGCDYCLYSVREMNGDFLPLPFVISQIQSGLLFKRYEKVNITAGGDVSCYPYLEELCKWINKLGLNIHLGYTSGKGFYDKEIAKRLVDYGVDEVTFSVFSTNPQLRKEWMNDKNAETALKCLEYFCEHCEVHCAILVIPGINDKDLEKTVSDLVNFGAKAVILMRFANREDQGLILGNAPIIEGVEPHSLEEFKNIVKQVHDEFGDKIRVTGTPLYDPIAGTPFAIASEDKILERLRNKVEGEATIITGRVAYPYLRKIFNDTDVNIVKVEKDIADLITAKDLEKINLKELKDTVIFPGKAFVHDEVAKKLLSRDRERIVVRGVDQLTLDGEVSGSYTREEAIKFEIEAFNELIGIINFFGMKR from the coding sequence ATGAATCTACTTGTAGATTTAAAAGGTGAACCAGGAAAAAATTGTAATGGCTTCTGCAAATTCTGTTATTTCAGGAAAATTAACAAAAATAATATAGAACCATTAGGATGCAAATATTGTCAATTTACAATAGGTTGTGATTATTGTTTATATTCAGTTAGAGAGATGAATGGGGATTTCTTACCATTACCATTTGTTATCTCACAAATACAGAGTGGTTTGTTATTTAAAAGATATGAAAAAGTTAATATTACTGCAGGAGGAGATGTTAGCTGTTATCCCTACTTAGAAGAGCTTTGTAAATGGATTAATAAATTGGGATTAAATATACATCTTGGATATACTTCTGGAAAAGGTTTTTATGATAAAGAAATAGCTAAAAGATTAGTAGATTATGGAGTAGATGAAGTAACTTTTTCAGTCTTTTCAACAAATCCACAATTAAGGAAAGAATGGATGAATGATAAAAATGCTGAAACAGCTTTAAAATGTTTAGAATATTTTTGTGAGCACTGTGAAGTACACTGTGCTATCTTAGTTATTCCAGGTATTAATGATAAAGATTTAGAAAAAACAGTTTCAGATTTGGTAAATTTTGGAGCAAAGGCTGTAATATTAATGAGATTTGCTAATAGAGAAGATCAGGGGTTAATATTAGGAAATGCTCCAATAATTGAAGGAGTTGAGCCCCATAGTTTAGAAGAGTTTAAAAATATTGTTAAACAAGTGCATGATGAATTTGGAGATAAAATAAGAGTTACTGGAACTCCACTGTATGATCCTATAGCTGGTACTCCATTTGCTATAGCCAGTGAAGATAAGATCTTAGAGAGATTGAGAAATAAGGTAGAAGGAGAAGCTACAATAATAACTGGTAGGGTGGCTTATCCATATTTAAGAAAGATTTTTAATGACACTGATGTAAACATTGTAAAAGTGGAAAAAGATATAGCTGATTTAATAACTGCTAAAGATTTGGAGAAAATTAATTTAAAAGAACTTAAAGACACTGTTATCTTTCCTGGAAAAGCTTTTGTACATGATGAAGTAGCTAAAAAATTATTAAGTAGAGATAGAGAAAGAATAGTTGTAAGAGGAGTTGACCAATTAACATTAGATGGAGAAGTTAGTGGAAGCTATACAAGAGAGGAGGCAATAAAATTTGAAATTGAGGCCTTTAATGAATTAATTGGAATAATTAATTTTTTTGGTATGAAAAGATAA
- a CDS encoding molybdenum cofactor biosynthesis protein MoaE, with protein MIVNSYEDFKKELNNMIKKYRGKFGGIIGYDGFVRDYDVIEGKKVPCKEKYIESNIINRLKLIEEEVRKRYDIIDILIYHNTGLIKVGERLAAIRIFAKHRNEAFKALEYFINEMKKYH; from the coding sequence ATGATAGTTAATAGCTATGAAGATTTTAAAAAAGAGCTAAATAACATGATTAAAAAGTATAGGGGTAAGTTTGGAGGGATTATAGGATATGATGGATTTGTGAGAGATTATGATGTCATAGAGGGAAAAAAAGTTCCATGTAAAGAGAAATATATTGAAAGTAATATAATAAATAGATTAAAATTAATTGAGGAGGAGGTAAGGAAGAGATATGATATTATTGACATCCTTATTTATCACAATACAGGATTAATTAAAGTTGGGGAAAGGTTAGCAGCTATAAGGATATTTGCTAAGCATAGAAATGAAGCTTTTAAGGCTTTAGAATATTTTATTAATGAAATGAAAAAGTATCATTAA
- a CDS encoding KH domain-containing protein produces MVFVNVEAKNVEILKVPKDRIGVLIGKKGEVKRAIEDTLGVKIKIDEDGNVFIYGTEKQKDPLALWKAKNIVKAISRGFNPEIALKLAKDDYVLEIINVDDYASSENAIRRLKGRVIGKEGKSRKYIEELTGTNLSIYGKTISIVGEVDSVQIAKEAVEMLLRGASHAKTYKFLERERQKIKAYKFELWEKRKVDKVYDELYKGEDDA; encoded by the coding sequence ATGGTTTTTGTAAATGTTGAAGCAAAAAATGTTGAAATATTGAAAGTTCCTAAAGATAGAATAGGGGTGTTAATTGGAAAAAAAGGTGAGGTAAAAAGAGCTATAGAAGATACTTTAGGAGTTAAAATAAAGATAGATGAAGATGGAAATGTTTTTATTTATGGAACAGAAAAGCAGAAAGATCCTTTAGCTTTATGGAAAGCTAAAAATATAGTTAAAGCTATAAGTAGAGGTTTTAATCCAGAAATAGCTTTAAAATTGGCTAAAGATGATTATGTATTGGAAATAATTAATGTCGATGACTATGCTAGTTCAGAGAATGCTATAAGAAGATTAAAAGGTAGAGTTATAGGAAAAGAAGGAAAATCAAGGAAATATATAGAAGAATTAACTGGAACAAACTTATCTATTTATGGTAAAACCATTTCAATAGTTGGTGAAGTAGATTCAGTTCAAATAGCAAAAGAAGCTGTAGAAATGTTGTTAAGAGGAGCTTCCCATGCAAAAACATATAAATTCTTAGAAAGAGAAAGACAAAAAATAAAAGCTTATAAGTTTGAGTTGTGGGAAAAAAGAAAAGTAGATAAGGTTTATGATGAATTGTATAAGGGTGAAGATGATGCATAA
- the hypB gene encoding hydrogenase nickel incorporation protein HypB, translating into MHKIGTLEIAKDILKANKRLADENRKLLKKHGIVAFDISGAIGSGKTLLIEKLIEKLKDNYKIACIAGDVIAKYDAERLERHNVKVIPINTGKECHLDAHLIKHALEDLDLNDIDILFIENVGNLICPADFDLGADKRIVVVSTTEGDDIIAKHPEIMRTADLIIINKVDLAKYVGADVNKMIEDAKKINPNAKVITLSLKTMEGFDEVVNYILSNLK; encoded by the coding sequence ATGCATAAAATAGGAACATTGGAAATAGCTAAGGATATTTTAAAAGCTAATAAAAGATTAGCTGATGAGAATAGAAAACTTCTAAAAAAACATGGTATTGTAGCTTTTGATATATCTGGGGCAATAGGTAGTGGAAAAACCCTATTAATAGAAAAATTAATTGAAAAATTAAAAGATAATTATAAAATAGCTTGTATTGCAGGGGATGTAATAGCTAAATATGATGCAGAGAGATTAGAAAGGCACAATGTTAAAGTTATTCCAATAAATACAGGAAAAGAGTGCCATTTAGATGCACATTTAATAAAACATGCATTAGAAGATTTAGATTTAAATGATATAGACATTCTGTTCATAGAAAATGTAGGTAACTTGATATGCCCAGCTGACTTTGATCTTGGAGCAGATAAAAGAATTGTTGTAGTTTCTACAACAGAAGGGGATGATATTATAGCCAAACACCCTGAGATTATGAGAACAGCTGATTTAATAATTATAAATAAAGTAGATCTTGCTAAATATGTAGGGGCAGATGTAAATAAGATGATTGAAGATGCTAAAAAAATAAATCCTAATGCTAAAGTTATAACATTAAGTTTAAAAACTATGGAAGGATTTGATGAGGTTGTAAATTATATTTTATCAAATCTCAAGTGA
- a CDS encoding biotin--[acetyl-CoA-carboxylase] ligase — MKIVYLKEVDSTNDFAKKLIDNGDEAIIIAERQSKGKGRLGRIWISEEGGLYFTIILKGDPEFINFLSAVSVVETLRQYNINSGIKFPNDICVDEKKLCGVLIEIYKGYVILGIGINVNNDIKIERAVSLKSLGYDINKFELLFKFLKIFFENMKKDKEKILETYKKYSITINRPVKILLPNKIIYGKVVDIDYSGIMLDIGNKIINIPAGDVIHLRFDKI; from the coding sequence ATGAAGATTGTATATTTAAAAGAAGTAGATTCTACTAATGATTTTGCTAAAAAACTTATAGATAATGGAGATGAAGCAATTATTATAGCTGAAAGGCAAAGTAAGGGTAAAGGTAGGTTGGGTAGAATTTGGATTTCTGAAGAGGGAGGGTTATATTTTACAATAATTTTAAAAGGTGATCCAGAATTTATAAATTTTCTTTCAGCTGTGTCAGTGGTTGAAACCCTAAGGCAATATAATATAAACTCTGGTATAAAGTTTCCTAATGATATATGTGTAGATGAAAAAAAGCTCTGTGGGGTATTAATAGAGATATATAAAGGTTATGTTATACTTGGAATTGGTATTAATGTTAATAATGACATAAAAATAGAAAGAGCTGTTTCATTAAAATCATTAGGATATGATATAAATAAATTTGAATTACTCTTTAAATTTTTAAAGATATTTTTTGAAAATATGAAAAAAGATAAAGAAAAAATATTGGAAACTTATAAAAAATATTCAATAACAATAAATAGACCTGTTAAAATATTACTTCCAAATAAGATAATATATGGCAAAGTGGTTGATATTGACTACAGTGGAATAATGTTAGATATTGGAAATAAAATTATAAATATTCCTGCTGGGGATGTAATTCACTTGAGATTTGATAAAATATAA